The Humulus lupulus chromosome 4, drHumLupu1.1, whole genome shotgun sequence genome has a window encoding:
- the LOC133830024 gene encoding 11-beta-hydroxysteroid dehydrogenase A-like has translation MDFIHSFLNLILPPIAIISIIFFIPPFLFYKLFNYFFIKAFIPTQNLAGKVVLITGASSGIGENLAYEYARRGANLALAARRENRLKRVADEAIRLGSPDAIVIRADVKEVEDCKALVEETVNHFGQLDYLVNNAGVVQLSLFEDSTDQFSTTRSIMDINFWGSVYCTQFAIPHLRKSKGKIVVNSSSATWFSPPRMSIYNASKAAQLCFFETLKAEFGSDIGVTIVTPGLIESEMTGDQFWSKTRIKGVPVESAERCAKAIVESACRGDMYLTEPSWCRAGFWYKFFFPQLVQKCFHLALIHRPWTLNKRE, from the exons ATGGATTTTATTCACAGTTTCTTGAATTTGATTCTCCCCCCTATTGctattatttctattattttctttataccACCTTTTTTATTCTACAAGTTGTTTAATTACTTCTTCATCAAAGCATTTATTCCAACCCAAAACTTGGCTGGAAAAGTTGTCCTCATCACAGGTGCCTCCTCAGGGATCGGTGAG aactTGGCTTATGAGTATGCAAGGAGAGGAGCTAATCTAGCCCTGGCAGCTAGAAGAGAGAACCGGCTTAAGAGGGTGGCCGATGAAGCGATCCGGCTAGGATCACCGGACGCAATTGTGATCCGAGCAGATGTTAAGGAAGTTGAAGATTGTAAAGCACTTGTTGAAGAGACAGTGAACCACTTTGGACAAT TGGATTATTTGGTGAATAATGCTGGAGTTGTACAACTGAGTTTGTTTGAAGATTCCACTGATCAATTCTCAACCACCAGATCAATTATG GACATAAATTTCTGGGGTTCAGTGTATTGTACCCAATTTGCAATTCCACATCTAAGAAAAAGCAAAGGAAAGATAGTGGTTAATTCTTCATCTGCTACATGGTTTTCACCACCAAGAATGAGCATCTACAAt GCTAGCAAGGCAGCCCAACTGTGCTTTTTTGAGACATTAAAGGCTGAATTTGGTTCTGATATTGGAGTAACAATTGTGACTCCTGGGCTGATTGAGTCAGAAATGACAGGAGATCAGTTTTGGTCAAAG ACTAGAATTAAAGGTGTCCCAGTTGAGTCAGCTGAAAGGTGTGCTAAGGCTATAGTGGAAAGTGCTTGTAGGGGAGATATGTACTTGACTGAGCCATCTTGGTGCAGAGCTGGATTTTGGTACAAATTCTTTTTTCCTCAATTAGTTCAGAAATGCTTCCACTTGGCATTAATTCATAGACCATGGACTTTAAACAAACGTGAATAA